The Saccharopolyspora gloriosae genome window below encodes:
- a CDS encoding aminodeoxychorismate lyase encodes MRVLALLDGTLADPEAPLMRADDLSVTRGDGIFETILVVARDAREMGPHLDRLERSGALLDIPTPPRAVWERAAQAVIDAWPWETDREMALKLVCSRGVDGGDGTPTGFAMGSPVGPDTLRKRRDGLVAVTLDRGFAPDLKERAPWLLLSAKTLSYAVNMAALREAERRGADEVIFTATDGSVLEGPTSAVVLARGKTLITPPPSTGILPGTTQGALFRAAEKAGWETKVEPFDQAELRTADGVWMTSSVRLVTPVHTLDGTPIKADPELHRELTGLYESLY; translated from the coding sequence ATGCGCGTATTGGCTCTGCTGGACGGGACGTTGGCCGACCCCGAAGCGCCGTTGATGCGGGCCGACGACCTGTCGGTCACCCGTGGCGACGGCATCTTCGAAACGATCTTGGTGGTGGCGCGGGACGCCCGCGAGATGGGGCCGCACCTGGACCGGCTGGAGCGCTCCGGCGCGCTGCTGGACATCCCCACCCCGCCGCGCGCCGTGTGGGAGCGCGCCGCGCAGGCCGTGATCGACGCGTGGCCGTGGGAGACCGACCGCGAGATGGCCCTCAAGCTCGTGTGCAGCCGGGGCGTCGACGGCGGCGACGGCACGCCCACCGGGTTCGCCATGGGCTCCCCGGTCGGGCCGGACACGCTGCGCAAGCGCCGCGACGGCCTGGTCGCGGTGACGCTCGACCGCGGGTTCGCGCCGGACCTCAAGGAGCGCGCGCCGTGGCTGCTGCTGTCGGCGAAGACCCTGTCGTACGCGGTGAACATGGCCGCGCTGCGGGAAGCGGAACGCCGCGGCGCCGACGAGGTGATCTTCACGGCCACCGACGGATCGGTGCTGGAAGGCCCCACGTCGGCGGTGGTGCTGGCCCGCGGCAAGACGCTGATCACGCCCCCGCCGAGCACCGGCATCCTGCCCGGCACCACGCAGGGCGCCCTGTTCCGGGCCGCGGAGAAGGCCGGTTGGGAGACGAAGGTCGAGCCCTTCGACCAGGCTGAGCTGCGCACCGCCGACGGGGTGTGGATGACCTCCAGCGTCCGGTTGGTCACCCCGGTGCACACCCTCGACGGCACACCGATCAAGGCGGACCCGGAGCTGCACCGGGAGCTCACCGGCCTCTACGAATCCCTCTACTGA
- a CDS encoding FABP family protein, translated as MTTTSNQPEPGSGDAAVQAAAERAEVTRERNVPSFDDLPGVGDTANLREGPDLHSACLMLLPLVGVWRGEGEAAHPSQDESYRFLQQVTFAHDGRPFLYYESRAWRLDGEGGSVVAPAFREVGWWRPQPDDTIELLLVHSTGISEMFFGQQRNKTTWQLATDAVIRTPTAEDATAASRLYGVVDGSLAYVEERATSEHELQPRLSAKLERVVG; from the coding sequence ATGACCACGACGTCCAACCAGCCGGAGCCCGGTAGCGGCGACGCGGCCGTGCAGGCCGCCGCCGAGCGTGCCGAGGTCACCCGCGAGCGCAACGTTCCGTCCTTCGACGACCTGCCCGGTGTCGGCGACACCGCGAACCTCCGCGAAGGCCCCGACCTGCACAGCGCCTGCCTGATGCTGCTGCCGCTGGTCGGCGTGTGGCGCGGCGAGGGCGAGGCGGCGCACCCGTCGCAGGACGAGAGCTACCGCTTCCTGCAGCAGGTCACCTTCGCCCACGACGGGCGCCCGTTCCTGTACTACGAGAGCAGGGCGTGGCGGCTCGACGGCGAGGGCGGCTCGGTGGTGGCCCCCGCGTTCCGCGAGGTCGGCTGGTGGCGACCGCAGCCCGACGACACGATCGAACTCCTGTTGGTGCACAGCACCGGCATCTCCGAGATGTTCTTCGGGCAGCAGCGGAACAAGACGACGTGGCAGCTTGCCACGGACGCGGTGATCCGCACTCCCACCGCCGAGGACGCGACGGCCGCGAGCCGGCTCTACGGCGTGGTCGACGGGTCGCTGGCCTACGTGGAGGAACGCGCCACTTCGGAGCACGAACTGCAGCCCCGGCTGTCCGCGAAGCTCGAACGCGTCGTCGGCTGA